One Leucobacter muris DNA segment encodes these proteins:
- a CDS encoding GGDEF domain-containing protein: MRKQTDRSLAAAAFYIAGGLFPLLNATVFKLVDGPRYDLLLIATLCFGCSFGILLAGERFSKAAAGAVMCLPLITVVPNVLLSSHELRVFSSGFFFFPYFIFLVWFLPTWFARLLGYSWLALFCMIVVLRYGTDPLSGLLMLVVSGAVLGELVGRFKQRIEREAVTDPLCRVWNRRGFESLLSKAVATAERNERPLALVYLDLDDFKAINDGRGHIVGDQTLRDFAREVDLQIRTEDVFARFGGDEFALLLIDSDAEQALETAERLRREIPDPAWSFGISEWQPGEKPRDFISRADLRMFDDKQRRKKAAVDSVP; encoded by the coding sequence ATGAGGAAACAGACGGACCGCTCGCTGGCCGCGGCAGCGTTCTACATCGCCGGGGGCCTATTCCCGCTGCTCAACGCCACAGTGTTCAAGCTCGTGGACGGGCCGCGCTACGATCTGCTGCTGATCGCGACGCTCTGCTTCGGCTGCTCGTTCGGCATCCTCCTCGCGGGCGAGCGCTTTTCGAAGGCGGCCGCGGGCGCGGTGATGTGCCTGCCGCTCATCACGGTGGTGCCGAACGTGCTGCTCTCTTCGCACGAGCTGCGCGTCTTCTCGTCGGGGTTCTTCTTCTTCCCGTACTTCATCTTCCTGGTGTGGTTCCTGCCGACCTGGTTCGCGCGCCTGCTCGGCTACAGCTGGCTCGCGCTGTTCTGCATGATCGTGGTGCTCAGGTACGGCACGGATCCGCTCTCGGGACTGCTGATGCTCGTCGTGAGCGGCGCCGTCCTCGGCGAGCTGGTGGGCCGCTTCAAGCAGCGGATCGAGCGCGAGGCAGTCACCGATCCGCTGTGCCGCGTCTGGAACCGCCGCGGCTTCGAGTCCCTGCTGTCGAAGGCCGTCGCGACGGCCGAGCGCAATGAGCGTCCGCTCGCACTCGTCTATCTGGATCTCGACGATTTCAAAGCGATCAACGACGGCCGCGGCCACATCGTCGGCGACCAGACGCTTCGGGATTTCGCGCGCGAGGTCGATCTGCAGATCCGCACCGAAGACGTGTTCGCGCGGTTCGGGGGTGACGAGTTCGCGCTGCTGCTCATCGACAGCGACGCGGAGCAGGCGCTCGAGACCGCTGAGCGACTGCGTCGCGAGATCCCGGATCCCGCCTGGTCGTTCGGCATCTCCGAGTGGCAGCCGGGCGAGAAGCCGAGGGATTTCATATCGCGAGCCGACCTGCGCATGTTCGATGACAAGCAGCGCCGCAAGAAGGCCGCGGTAGACTCTGTACCGTGA
- the dapB gene encoding 4-hydroxy-tetrahydrodipicolinate reductase has translation MSVSVAVAGATGRLGSLVCQVVEEHPDFELVARLDSGSGPEEGAEARILVDVSHPDASPAIVARALERGQRVIVGTSGWSADRLAELEDRLAGLPGSGAIVVPNFSLGSVLGTTLARIAAPYFDAIEVVEAHHPKKVDSPSGTAVRTAELMAEARDGREVEAPFAEQPARGQLVAGIPVHSLRLAGVVAKQEVRFGGPGEVLTVTHDTHSNEAYRAGIRAALEAADAARGLTVGLDRVLGIAVPGDGA, from the coding sequence ATGTCTGTGAGCGTTGCGGTGGCGGGGGCCACCGGTCGTCTGGGGTCTCTCGTCTGCCAGGTGGTCGAGGAGCACCCCGATTTCGAGCTGGTCGCACGGCTCGACAGCGGCTCCGGCCCCGAGGAGGGCGCTGAGGCGCGGATCCTCGTCGACGTCAGCCACCCCGACGCCTCACCGGCCATCGTGGCTCGCGCGCTCGAGCGCGGCCAGCGCGTGATCGTGGGCACGAGCGGCTGGTCGGCGGATCGCCTCGCCGAGCTCGAGGATCGCCTCGCCGGCCTGCCCGGTTCGGGGGCGATCGTGGTGCCCAACTTCTCGCTCGGCTCGGTGCTCGGCACGACGCTTGCGCGCATCGCGGCCCCCTACTTCGACGCGATCGAGGTGGTCGAGGCGCACCACCCGAAGAAGGTCGATTCGCCCTCGGGCACGGCGGTGCGCACGGCGGAGCTGATGGCTGAGGCCCGGGACGGCCGCGAGGTCGAGGCGCCGTTCGCCGAGCAGCCCGCGCGGGGCCAGCTCGTCGCCGGCATCCCGGTGCACAGTCTGCGGCTCGCGGGTGTGGTGGCGAAGCAGGAGGTGCGCTTCGGCGGCCCCGGCGAGGTGCTCACCGTCACGCACGACACCCACTCGAACGAGGCCTACCGGGCCGGCATCCGCGCCGCGCTCGAGGCCGCGGACGCCGCTCGCGGGCTCACGGTGGGGCTCGACCGGGTGCTCGGGATCGCCGTGCCCGGAGACGGCGCGTGA
- a CDS encoding M16 family metallopeptidase, giving the protein MREPILLPLDQPELETDLAGGVVRRTVHPSGLRVLTERMPSTRSASIGFWVGVGSRDEQAERDDAPGSLGSTHFLEHLLFKGTPTRDAYSIATSFDRIGAEHNALTAKEYTCYYAKVRDADLDGAVTVLADMVTNSVLDADEFEMERGVILEELAMAADDLADVANERFFEAVMGEHPLGRPIGGLPETIRAARRDDVDLHYRHRYDPSTLVITAAGAVDHDRLVERVLEALNLSPEERWHTDRSAVPVRRAPVEPATPSPSAGPGADLAGAGVAGGGEPSVRITARPSEQINLLIGTEGLRANDPRRFAFGVMNSVLGGGMSSRLFQEIREKRGLAYTAYSFGASYSDAGLFGMYAGCAPEKAAEVVELSRLELQRMAESGITEEERDRALGQIAGSSALALEDSDTRMGRLARAELGSGELYDLDASLERFTAVTGDEIRAIAAELAARPLTIVAVGDTARSTLAASE; this is encoded by the coding sequence ATGCGCGAACCCATCCTGCTGCCGCTCGATCAGCCAGAGCTCGAGACAGATCTCGCCGGGGGCGTCGTGCGCCGCACCGTGCACCCGAGCGGTCTGCGCGTGCTCACCGAGCGCATGCCGAGCACCCGCAGCGCCTCGATCGGGTTCTGGGTGGGGGTCGGATCGCGCGACGAGCAGGCCGAGCGCGACGACGCACCGGGAAGTCTCGGATCCACGCACTTCCTCGAGCACCTGCTGTTCAAGGGCACGCCCACGCGCGACGCCTACTCGATCGCCACGAGCTTCGACCGCATCGGCGCCGAGCACAACGCGCTCACCGCCAAGGAGTACACCTGCTACTACGCGAAGGTGCGCGACGCCGACCTCGACGGGGCGGTGACGGTGCTGGCCGACATGGTGACCAACTCGGTGCTCGACGCCGACGAGTTCGAGATGGAGCGGGGAGTGATCCTCGAGGAGCTCGCCATGGCCGCCGATGACCTCGCGGACGTCGCCAATGAACGCTTCTTCGAGGCCGTGATGGGGGAGCACCCCCTGGGCCGGCCCATCGGCGGCCTCCCGGAGACGATCCGCGCGGCGCGGCGCGACGACGTCGACCTGCACTACCGGCACCGGTACGACCCGAGCACACTCGTGATCACCGCCGCGGGCGCCGTGGACCACGATCGGCTGGTCGAGCGCGTGCTCGAGGCGCTGAACCTTTCTCCCGAGGAGCGCTGGCACACCGACCGCTCGGCGGTGCCCGTGCGCCGGGCACCGGTGGAGCCGGCGACCCCGTCGCCTTCGGCGGGCCCGGGCGCGGACCTCGCAGGCGCGGGCGTCGCGGGCGGCGGGGAGCCCAGCGTGCGCATCACGGCCCGCCCGAGCGAGCAGATCAACCTGCTGATCGGCACCGAGGGGCTGCGCGCGAACGACCCGCGCCGCTTCGCGTTCGGGGTGATGAACTCGGTGCTCGGCGGCGGCATGTCGAGCCGGCTCTTCCAGGAGATCCGCGAGAAGCGCGGCCTCGCGTACACGGCCTACTCGTTCGGCGCCAGCTACAGCGACGCGGGGCTCTTCGGCATGTACGCCGGGTGCGCGCCCGAGAAGGCGGCCGAGGTGGTCGAGCTCAGCCGGCTCGAGCTGCAGCGCATGGCCGAGAGCGGCATCACCGAGGAGGAGCGCGATCGGGCGCTCGGGCAGATCGCGGGGTCGTCGGCGCTCGCGCTCGAGGACAGCGACACCCGGATGGGACGTCTCGCCCGCGCGGAGCTCGGCAGCGGCGAGCTCTACGACCTCGACGCTTCGCTGGAGCGCTTCACCGCGGTCACGGGCGACGAGATCCGGGCTATCGCGGCGGAGCTCGCGGCGCGCCCGCTCACCATCGTGGCGGTGGGCGACACCGCCCGGTCGACGCTCGCCGCGAGCGAGTAG
- a CDS encoding APC family permease, producing MAKYDLTAADPATRTLDSVTGISKKGLPSGTVGVLGALVIGLSTCAPAYTLTSAVGPAASEVGYQTPAIFLMGFIPMLLVALGYRALNSAMPDSGTSFTWATRAFGPWIGWMAGWGLIAATVLVLSNLTGIAVEFLFQSISILVGDPSIAEIAGNRFINILVCLGFMAIATFISYRGMTSTKVFQYITVAFQMIVLVWFIIAMFVGAADPSNTEGSLPELSWFNPLEVDGFSAFAAGIAVSIFVYWGWDTVLTMGEETKPSKGRLSTESKAAMILVVILVVLYVGTAAATVAYAGLGDGPTGLGNPDIAENVFAALAHPVMGPVAILLSLAILVSAMASINSTAISPARTLLAMSHYRALPASIKRIHPKYKSPYVALLWSSIVASAFYAVMRFISEDVLWDTITALGMMVCFYYGITALASPWYFRKTAVKEGAGSVISKIVLPGIGGVLLLIVFVQTTIDSMDPGFGSGSNIGGIGLVGIIGVVVLGLGVVLMLLQARVSPEFFKGRVLAKADASNDTSALQLFDDGLDG from the coding sequence ATGGCCAAGTACGACCTCACGGCCGCCGACCCGGCGACGCGAACCCTGGACTCGGTGACGGGGATCAGCAAGAAGGGGCTTCCTTCGGGGACCGTGGGGGTGCTCGGCGCCCTCGTCATCGGACTCTCGACCTGCGCCCCGGCCTACACGCTGACCTCGGCGGTCGGCCCGGCGGCGAGCGAGGTCGGCTACCAGACCCCCGCCATCTTCCTCATGGGCTTCATCCCGATGCTGCTCGTCGCGCTCGGCTACCGCGCCCTCAACTCGGCGATGCCCGACTCGGGAACGTCGTTCACCTGGGCGACCCGCGCCTTCGGCCCGTGGATCGGCTGGATGGCGGGCTGGGGCCTCATCGCCGCGACCGTGCTCGTGCTCTCGAACCTCACGGGCATCGCGGTCGAGTTCCTCTTCCAATCGATCAGCATCCTCGTCGGCGACCCCTCGATCGCCGAGATCGCGGGCAACCGCTTCATCAACATCCTCGTCTGCCTCGGCTTCATGGCCATCGCGACCTTCATCTCCTACCGGGGCATGACCTCGACCAAGGTGTTCCAGTACATCACGGTCGCGTTCCAGATGATCGTGCTCGTCTGGTTCATCATCGCGATGTTCGTCGGCGCCGCCGATCCGTCCAACACCGAGGGCAGCCTGCCCGAGCTGTCGTGGTTCAACCCGCTCGAGGTCGACGGCTTCAGCGCCTTCGCCGCGGGCATCGCGGTCTCGATCTTCGTGTACTGGGGCTGGGACACGGTGCTCACCATGGGCGAGGAGACCAAGCCCTCGAAGGGTCGTCTCTCGACCGAGAGCAAGGCCGCGATGATCCTCGTCGTGATCCTCGTGGTGCTCTACGTCGGCACCGCCGCCGCGACCGTGGCCTACGCCGGTCTCGGCGACGGCCCCACCGGTCTCGGCAATCCCGACATCGCCGAGAACGTGTTCGCGGCGCTCGCCCACCCGGTGATGGGGCCCGTCGCGATCCTGCTCTCGCTCGCGATCCTCGTCAGCGCCATGGCGTCGATCAACTCGACCGCCATCTCGCCCGCGCGCACGCTGCTCGCCATGTCGCACTACCGCGCCCTGCCCGCCTCGATCAAGCGCATCCACCCCAAGTACAAGTCGCCCTACGTGGCTCTGCTCTGGTCGTCGATCGTGGCCTCCGCGTTCTACGCCGTGATGCGCTTCATCAGCGAGGACGTGCTGTGGGACACCATCACGGCGCTCGGCATGATGGTCTGCTTCTACTACGGCATCACCGCGCTCGCGAGCCCCTGGTACTTCCGCAAGACCGCGGTCAAGGAGGGCGCGGGCTCCGTGATCTCGAAGATCGTGCTGCCGGGCATCGGCGGCGTGCTGCTGCTGATCGTGTTCGTGCAGACCACGATCGACAGCATGGACCCGGGCTTCGGATCGGGCAGCAACATCGGCGGCATCGGTCTCGTCGGCATCATCGGCGTGGTGGTGCTCGGCCTCGGCGTCGTGCTCATGCTGCTGCAGGCGCGCGTCTCGCCCGAGTTCTTCAAGGGTCGCGTGCTCGCGAAGGCCGATGCGAGCAACGACACGTCGGCGCTGCAGCTCTTCGACGACGGTCTCGACGGCTAG
- a CDS encoding thymidylate synthase — protein MSANAIPTPYEDLLREVHEHGTPKSDRTGTGTRSLFGRQIRFDLADSFPLITTKRVHFKSVAVELLWFLRGEGNIDFLKQHGVTIWDEWADENGDLGPVYGVQWRSWPAPGGEHIDQISRVIEQLRDNPDSRRLIVSAWNVADIDEMALAPCHAFFQFYVADGRLSCQLYQRSADMFLGVPFNIASYALLTLMVAQQTGLEPGEFVWTGGDCHIYDNHVEQVERQLARDPFPYPTIEIRKADSILDYTLDDFEVVGYEHHPGIKAPVAV, from the coding sequence GTGAGTGCGAACGCGATCCCCACCCCCTACGAAGACCTGCTGCGCGAGGTGCATGAGCACGGCACTCCCAAGAGCGACCGCACCGGCACGGGCACCCGCAGCCTCTTCGGGCGGCAGATCCGCTTCGACCTCGCCGATTCGTTCCCGCTGATCACCACGAAGCGCGTGCACTTCAAGTCGGTGGCGGTCGAACTGCTGTGGTTCCTGCGCGGCGAGGGCAACATCGACTTCCTCAAGCAGCACGGGGTGACCATCTGGGACGAGTGGGCCGACGAGAACGGCGACCTCGGCCCCGTCTACGGCGTGCAGTGGCGCTCGTGGCCCGCTCCGGGCGGCGAGCACATCGACCAGATCTCGCGGGTGATCGAGCAGCTGCGCGACAACCCCGACTCGCGACGCCTCATCGTGTCGGCCTGGAACGTCGCCGACATCGACGAGATGGCGCTCGCCCCCTGCCACGCGTTCTTCCAGTTCTATGTGGCCGACGGCAGGCTCTCGTGCCAGCTCTACCAGCGCTCGGCCGACATGTTCCTCGGCGTGCCCTTCAACATCGCGAGTTACGCCCTGCTCACCCTCATGGTGGCGCAGCAGACGGGGCTCGAGCCGGGCGAGTTCGTGTGGACCGGCGGCGACTGCCACATCTACGACAACCACGTCGAGCAGGTCGAGCGCCAGCTGGCGCGCGATCCGTTCCCGTACCCGACCATCGAGATCCGCAAGGCCGACTCGATCCTCGACTACACTCTCGACGACTTCGAGGTGGTCGGCTACGAGCACCATCCCGGCATCAAGGCCCCGGTGGCGGTCTGA
- the dapA gene encoding 4-hydroxy-tetrahydrodipicolinate synthase, which yields MAIQQNPFGQVLVALVTPFQADGEVDWPAVEKHIDDCIQSGADGIVVTGTTGETSTLTDPEKIKLVEVAKSVAAGRAKIITGGGSNETAHAIELYQASEKAGADGVMIVTPYYNKPTQAGLLTHFRMVADATDLPVILYDIPGRTGVPIKYETILRLAKHPNILAVKDAKGDFSEESRVLNQTDLMYFSGDDANVLPHLSIGATGLIGVTANIASAPYRAIIDAVNAGDLHTARDAHQRLEPLVRAVMTHVPGTVAAKYILHGLGRIGSPRVRLPLVGPEEWEAALIEDELALVADVPGVDLSNFRPDRNAAAGGALPQIAGTTR from the coding sequence GTGGCAATCCAGCAAAACCCCTTCGGTCAGGTGCTCGTCGCGCTCGTCACGCCCTTCCAGGCTGACGGCGAGGTCGATTGGCCGGCCGTCGAGAAGCACATCGACGACTGCATTCAGAGCGGTGCCGACGGCATCGTGGTCACCGGCACCACCGGCGAGACCTCCACGCTGACCGACCCCGAGAAGATCAAGCTCGTCGAGGTCGCCAAGTCGGTGGCCGCCGGCCGCGCGAAGATCATCACGGGCGGCGGGTCCAACGAGACCGCGCACGCCATCGAGCTCTACCAGGCCAGCGAGAAGGCCGGCGCCGACGGCGTCATGATCGTCACCCCCTACTACAACAAGCCCACCCAGGCGGGCCTGCTCACGCACTTCCGCATGGTCGCCGACGCGACCGACCTGCCGGTGATCCTGTACGACATCCCCGGCCGCACCGGCGTGCCCATCAAGTACGAGACGATCCTGCGTCTCGCGAAGCACCCCAACATCCTCGCCGTGAAGGACGCCAAGGGCGACTTCAGCGAGGAGAGCCGAGTGCTCAACCAGACCGACCTCATGTACTTCTCGGGCGACGACGCCAACGTGCTGCCGCACCTCTCGATCGGCGCGACCGGCCTCATCGGCGTGACCGCCAACATCGCCTCGGCGCCCTACCGCGCCATCATCGACGCCGTCAACGCCGGCGACCTGCACACGGCCCGCGACGCCCACCAGCGCCTCGAGCCGCTCGTGCGCGCGGTGATGACGCACGTGCCCGGCACGGTCGCGGCGAAGTACATCCTGCACGGCCTCGGCCGCATCGGCAGCCCGCGCGTGCGCCTGCCCCTCGTGGGGCCGGAGGAGTGGGAGGCCGCCCTCATCGAGGACGAACTCGCGCTCGTGGCCGACGTGCCCGGCGTCGACCTCTCGAACTTCAGGCCGGACCGCAATGCGGCTGCCGGCGGTGCCCTGCCCCAGATCGCAGGCACCACCCGCTAA
- a CDS encoding polyribonucleotide nucleotidyltransferase, giving the protein MEGPEIKFAEAVLDNGKFGKRTIRFEAGRLAQQAQGAVAAYLDEETMLLSATSASKHPKDHFDFFPLTVDVEERSYAAGKIPGSFFRREGRPSTEAILVCRLIDRPLRPSFVDGLRNEVQIVVTVLSIAPGEFYDALAINAASASTQISGLPFSGPIAGVRLALIGDQWVAFPNEEQLKEAVFDLMVAGRVVTKADGSEDVAIMMVEAEATEGSWNLIQAGATKPDEAVVAQGLEAAKPFLTQLVKAQEQLAAQSAKEVQEYPVFLPYTDELYAAVEALAESELAGIYQVADKQERQDADDALKSRVKEAVAAKIEAGELPAEVEGQVSAAYKAVTKKIVRGRILSEGARIDGRGLRDIRALDAEVQVIPRVHGSAIFQRGETQILGVSTLNMLKMEQQIDSLSPTTSKRYMHHYNFPPYSTGETGRVGSPKRREIGHGFLAERALVPVLPSREEFPYAIRQVSEALGSNGSTSMGSVCASTLSLLNAGVPLRAPVAGIAMGLVSDEVDGETRYATLTDILGAEDALGDMDFKVAGTSEFVTALQLDTKLDGIPSDVLAGALSQAKEARTTILDVISQAIDTPDEMAPTAPRVISVQIPVDKIGELIGPKGKTINGIQDQTGADISIDDDGTVYIGAVDGPSAEAARAQVNAIANPQNPEVGEQYLGTVVKNAAFGAFVSLLPGKDGLLHISEVRKLAGGKRVESVDDVLSIGQKILVKITKVDDRGKLSLEPVLEEQAEEAPAAEAAAE; this is encoded by the coding sequence GTGGAAGGTCCTGAGATCAAGTTCGCCGAGGCCGTGCTCGACAACGGCAAGTTCGGCAAGCGCACCATCCGTTTCGAGGCCGGCCGCCTCGCGCAGCAGGCGCAGGGCGCCGTCGCCGCATACCTCGACGAGGAGACCATGCTCCTCTCGGCCACCAGCGCGTCGAAGCACCCGAAGGATCACTTCGACTTCTTCCCGCTGACCGTCGACGTCGAAGAGCGCTCGTACGCCGCGGGCAAGATCCCCGGCTCGTTCTTCCGTCGCGAGGGCCGCCCCTCGACCGAGGCGATCCTCGTCTGCCGCCTCATCGACCGCCCGCTGCGCCCGTCGTTCGTCGACGGCCTCCGCAACGAGGTGCAGATCGTCGTCACCGTGCTGTCGATCGCGCCGGGCGAGTTCTACGACGCGCTCGCGATCAACGCCGCCTCGGCGTCGACCCAGATCTCGGGCCTGCCCTTCTCGGGCCCGATCGCGGGTGTGCGCCTCGCGCTCATCGGCGACCAGTGGGTCGCGTTCCCCAACGAGGAGCAGCTGAAGGAGGCCGTGTTCGACCTCATGGTCGCCGGCCGCGTCGTCACGAAGGCCGATGGCAGCGAGGACGTCGCCATCATGATGGTCGAGGCCGAGGCCACCGAGGGATCCTGGAACCTGATCCAGGCCGGCGCCACGAAGCCCGACGAGGCCGTCGTCGCCCAGGGTCTCGAGGCCGCCAAGCCCTTCCTCACCCAGCTGGTGAAGGCGCAGGAGCAGCTCGCCGCCCAGTCGGCGAAGGAGGTGCAGGAGTACCCCGTGTTCCTGCCCTACACCGATGAGCTCTACGCCGCCGTCGAGGCGCTCGCCGAGAGCGAGCTGGCCGGCATCTACCAGGTCGCCGACAAACAGGAGCGCCAGGACGCCGACGACGCGCTGAAGAGCCGCGTCAAGGAGGCCGTCGCGGCCAAGATCGAGGCCGGCGAGCTGCCCGCCGAGGTCGAGGGCCAGGTCTCGGCCGCCTACAAGGCGGTCACCAAGAAGATCGTGCGCGGCCGCATCCTCTCCGAGGGCGCCCGCATCGACGGCCGCGGCCTGCGCGACATCCGCGCGCTCGACGCCGAGGTGCAGGTGATCCCGCGCGTGCACGGCTCGGCGATCTTCCAGCGCGGCGAGACCCAGATCCTGGGCGTCTCCACGCTGAACATGCTGAAGATGGAGCAGCAGATCGACTCGCTGTCGCCCACCACCAGCAAGCGCTACATGCACCACTACAACTTCCCGCCCTACTCGACCGGCGAGACCGGTCGCGTGGGCAGCCCGAAGCGCCGCGAGATCGGCCACGGCTTCCTGGCCGAGCGCGCGCTCGTGCCGGTGCTGCCGAGCCGCGAGGAGTTCCCCTACGCGATCCGCCAGGTCAGCGAGGCGCTCGGCTCGAACGGCTCGACCTCGATGGGCTCCGTCTGCGCCTCGACGCTGTCGCTGCTCAACGCGGGCGTGCCGCTGCGCGCCCCCGTCGCGGGCATCGCGATGGGCCTCGTCTCCGACGAAGTCGACGGCGAGACCCGCTACGCGACCCTCACCGACATCCTGGGCGCCGAGGACGCGCTGGGCGACATGGACTTCAAGGTGGCCGGCACCTCGGAGTTCGTGACCGCGCTGCAGCTCGACACCAAGCTCGACGGCATCCCGAGCGACGTGCTCGCCGGTGCGCTGTCGCAGGCGAAGGAGGCGCGCACCACGATCCTCGACGTGATCTCGCAGGCGATCGACACCCCCGACGAGATGGCGCCCACCGCGCCTCGCGTCATCTCGGTGCAGATCCCCGTCGACAAGATCGGCGAGCTCATCGGCCCCAAGGGCAAGACGATCAACGGCATCCAGGATCAGACCGGCGCCGACATCTCGATCGACGACGACGGCACCGTGTACATCGGCGCGGTCGACGGCCCCTCGGCCGAGGCCGCCCGCGCGCAGGTCAACGCGATCGCCAACCCGCAGAACCCCGAGGTGGGCGAGCAGTACCTGGGCACCGTCGTGAAGAACGCCGCGTTCGGCGCGTTCGTCTCGCTGCTGCCCGGCAAGGACGGCCTGCTGCACATCAGCGAGGTGCGCAAGCTCGCCGGCGGCAAGCGCGTCGAGAGCGTGGACGACGTGCTCTCGATCGGGCAGAAGATCCTCGTGAAGATCACGAAGGTCGACGACCGCGGCAAGCTGTCGCTCGAGCCCGTGCTCGAGGAGCAGGCCGAGGAGGCCCCCGCGGCCGAGGCCGCAGCCGAGTAA
- a CDS encoding dihydrofolate reductase: MTRADELRPELTAGVGEGIGMIWAEARGGAIGRGGTMPWHLPEDLAHFKTTTWGAPVIMGRRTWESLPERFRPLPGRENVVVTRSAGFEARGAAAVPSIEKALERTRGSVRDEYETHLRRLAEDPGTSCQDPGAWPPRAAWIMGGGRLYRAAMPFADELVVTRIELDVPDADTFAPQIGPEWRLAEQGGPLVSTTGLGYRFERWLRR; the protein is encoded by the coding sequence GTGACGCGCGCGGATGAGCTGCGGCCCGAGCTGACCGCGGGCGTCGGCGAGGGGATCGGCATGATCTGGGCCGAGGCGCGGGGCGGCGCCATCGGCCGCGGTGGCACGATGCCCTGGCACCTGCCCGAGGATCTCGCGCACTTCAAGACCACCACGTGGGGGGCGCCCGTCATCATGGGTCGCCGCACCTGGGAGTCGCTGCCCGAGCGCTTCCGGCCGCTGCCCGGCCGCGAGAACGTGGTCGTCACGCGCTCGGCGGGCTTCGAAGCGCGCGGCGCGGCGGCGGTGCCGTCGATCGAGAAGGCGCTCGAGCGCACGCGCGGCAGCGTGCGCGACGAGTACGAGACGCACCTGCGTCGGCTGGCCGAGGATCCCGGCACGAGCTGCCAGGATCCGGGCGCCTGGCCGCCCAGGGCGGCATGGATCATGGGCGGCGGGCGGCTGTATCGCGCCGCGATGCCGTTCGCCGACGAGCTGGTGGTGACGAGGATCGAGCTCGACGTGCCCGACGCCGACACGTTCGCGCCTCAGATCGGGCCCGAGTGGCGGCTCGCCGAGCAGGGCGGCCCCCTCGTCTCGACGACGGGGCTCGGCTACCGGTTCGAGCGCTGGCTGCGCCGCTGA
- a CDS encoding SRPBCC domain-containing protein, with protein MSTDDGLAELDFTVFGFISRPPAEVYEAVADPAILSRYFTTGGAAGRIEPGATVQWDFADFPGAFPVEILDAAPPARILLRWAGDASATLDPRGTEVEFVFRAVDGGARTEVRIAERAWHPTPGGAVGAFGNCMGWTGMLAAMKAWLEHGINLRDGFYR; from the coding sequence ATGAGCACGGACGACGGCCTCGCCGAACTCGATTTCACGGTGTTCGGCTTCATCTCCCGACCGCCCGCCGAGGTGTACGAGGCGGTGGCGGATCCCGCGATCCTGAGCCGCTACTTCACCACCGGGGGCGCGGCCGGCCGCATCGAGCCCGGCGCGACGGTGCAGTGGGACTTCGCCGACTTCCCCGGCGCGTTCCCGGTCGAGATCCTCGACGCCGCACCGCCCGCGCGCATCCTGCTGCGGTGGGCCGGCGACGCGTCTGCCACGCTCGACCCGCGCGGCACCGAGGTGGAGTTCGTGTTCCGCGCGGTCGACGGGGGAGCGCGCACGGAGGTGCGGATCGCGGAGCGGGCGTGGCACCCGACACCGGGCGGCGCGGTGGGGGCCTTCGGCAACTGCATGGGCTGGACGGGCATGCTCGCCGCGATGAAGGCCTGGCTCGAGCACGGGATCAACCTGCGCGACGGCTTCTACCGGTAG